CCCGTGACCGTGACGCCCAAAAAGTTTGTGCGCAAGCGCAAGGGCGCGGTGGCCGGGCAGGTAGTGGTGGAGCGGGAACGGGTGGTGCTGGTTGTGCCGGCCAATCCGTTTGAGCGGGTGTAAGTCGGCAAGTCACTCTGTTTTCAGCGACTAAATTAGCCCTAAAAGCAAAACCGGCCGGCTCCTGGAAAAGGAACCGGCCGGTTGGCGTTGTGCGCGCGGGGAGATTCGAACTCCCACACCCGAAGGCACCACCCCCTCAAGATGGCGTGTCTACCAGTTTCACCACGTGCGCAGAGGAAAAAAAGCGGTACTCACTTGCAGCAGCCCCGGGCTGCTGACTTCGCTGAGGCGGCGAAGTGGGGACAAAAGTAGCCGGTTAGGCCAAACGGTGCAAGTAGGCGAGTGTTTTTTCTGGTAAAAAGAACCTCTTACCACCTTAACACCCCGCTGATGAACTAATACTCAGGGACAAAGACTGGAAATAAATTTTACTTTTTCTTTCTACCGGAACCCTACAGCCGTCTTTGGGGCTCTCTCCAGACTGCTACAAAACTAAAAGCCCGCCATCCGGAACGGACAGCGGGCTTTTGTTTGGCAGAGCCGGTGAGCCTACTCGGCGCGGGCCAGGGGCGTATCGACTACGTGCTCGGAGATGAACCACACCTGCATTTCGTTGGCGCGTAGCACTTCGCTTACCAGCAAATCGTTGGTGCCGTCGTCGCCGCTGTCATCAGCCTGCTTAGCAAAATCGTGGCAGTTCTTGAGAATGATCTGGTGGGCTTCCAACAATCGCGACACCTGGATGGGAGCTTCTTCCCGGTCGCGCGGGGGGCGCGGAATGCTGGCCAGTTCGGCCACATCGTGGGCCATAGCCACTGCTACGCCACCTAGAATCTGGATGCGTTCGGCAATGGTATCGACCAGTACGCTTTGCTCCTCATAATGCTTGTCGTAGAGCAGGTGCAGCTGGTAGAAGGTAGGGCCTACTACCTGCCAGTGGTGTTTTTTGTAAAGGTCACGCAGCGTAATGGTGTCGGCCAACATCTGGTTGAGGTTGTTTACGCTTTCCTGGCGGGTCTTTTCATCGAGCCCGATAGGCAGGCGCTGCGACACGGTGCCGTACTTCTGAAGCGGAGCCGGGGCGTTGAACTGCTGGTTGAGGACGGGCTGCACACTGGGCACAGCCTGGCCGTTACCGTTGCTGGCGGCAGCACCAGTTGAGGCCGTAGGAGAAGCTTTGGGGGCAGCGGCAGCTTTGGCAGCAGCGGGCTTTTTGGTGATGGTGTCTTTGGTAGCCATTGGTAGAGTAGCGGAAAATGATTGGCAGCCGGAGGGGCCACTGCAAGGCTTTACGCGGGATGCGGCGCTAGGTTCCGGGTTTTGTGGCCCAGTTCAGGCTCAACCGTAGCCCCAGACCCGAATCCGGGCTTAACTTCACCCCCTGAATCTGGCTATTTCAGTTATTGAGGACTATGGCACCGCCCGCTCATTCTCACCCGCATCCGCATCCGGAAGACCACCTGACCAGCTCGGCCATGCTGCAGGACATTGTGATTGGCCTCTCGGATGGCCTGACCGTACCGTTTGCCCTGGCCGCGGGCCTGAGCGGGGCCGTGCAGTCGTCGGCGCTGGTCATTACGGCCGGGCTGGCTGAAATTGTGGCTGGCTCCATTGCTATGGGACTGGGCGGCTACCTGGCGGGCCGCACCGAGGTGGAACACTACGAGGCCGAACTGGCCCGGGAGTACCGCGAAGTACAGGAGCTGCCCGATGTGGAGCGGGCCGAAGTGCGCGACCTGCTGGCCGAAATTGGCCTCTCGGAAGCCACCCGGGAATTGGCCGTGCAGGAGCTCACCGCCGACCCCGGGCAGTGGGTCAAGTTTATGATGAAGTACGAGCTGGGCCTGGAAAAGCCCGACCCGCGCCAGGCCCCGAAAAGCGCTGCTACTATTAGTCTGGCCTATGCCGCAGGCGGTCTGATTCCACTGAGCGCCTATTTCCTGACCAGCACGCCCACCGAGGGCCTACTGTGGTCGGCTGTGATTACGCTGGTGTGTCTGCTGCTATTTGGCTATTTGAA
Above is a genomic segment from Hymenobacter cellulosivorans containing:
- a CDS encoding Dps family protein; translated protein: MATKDTITKKPAAAKAAAAPKASPTASTGAAASNGNGQAVPSVQPVLNQQFNAPAPLQKYGTVSQRLPIGLDEKTRQESVNNLNQMLADTITLRDLYKKHHWQVVGPTFYQLHLLYDKHYEEQSVLVDTIAERIQILGGVAVAMAHDVAELASIPRPPRDREEAPIQVSRLLEAHQIILKNCHDFAKQADDSGDDGTNDLLVSEVLRANEMQVWFISEHVVDTPLARAE
- a CDS encoding VIT1/CCC1 transporter family protein, giving the protein MAPPAHSHPHPHPEDHLTSSAMLQDIVIGLSDGLTVPFALAAGLSGAVQSSALVITAGLAEIVAGSIAMGLGGYLAGRTEVEHYEAELAREYREVQELPDVERAEVRDLLAEIGLSEATRELAVQELTADPGQWVKFMMKYELGLEKPDPRQAPKSAATISLAYAAGGLIPLSAYFLTSTPTEGLLWSAVITLVCLLLFGYLKSRLTGQPPITGALKMAGIGALAAGAAFFVARQFSE